In one window of Bacillota bacterium LX-D DNA:
- a CDS encoding type Z 30S ribosomal protein S14 has product MAKKSMIVSQERTPKYKVRGYNRCKLCGRPHGYIRKFGICRICFRELAYKGELPGVRKASW; this is encoded by the coding sequence GTGGCAAAAAAATCAATGATTGTTAGCCAAGAGAGAACTCCTAAGTACAAAGTTAGAGGCTATAATCGCTGCAAATTATGTGGCAGGCCCCATGGATATATTAGAAAGTTTGGGATTTGTAGAATTTGTTTCCGCGAACTGGCTTATAAAGGCGAATTACCAGGAGTGAGGAAAGCCAGTTGGTAA